A stretch of Mesoplodon densirostris isolate mMesDen1 chromosome 9, mMesDen1 primary haplotype, whole genome shotgun sequence DNA encodes these proteins:
- the LOC132496176 gene encoding dihydrofolate reductase-like → MVHSLNCIIAVSQNMGNGKNRDLPWPPLRNEYRYFQRMTTTSSVEGKQDWVIMGRKTWFSFPEKNRPLKNRINIVLSRELKEPPQGVHFLAKSLDDALKLSEQPELTNKVDMVWIVGGSSVYKEARNKPEHLSLFVTRIMQELEGDTIFPEIDLEKYKLLPEYPGVPSDVQEEKGIKYKFEVYEKNN, encoded by the coding sequence ATGGTTCATTCGCTAAACTGCATCATTGCTGTGTCCCAGAACATGGGCAATGGCAAGAACAGGGACCTGCCCTGGCCCCCGCTCAGGAATGAATACAGGTATTTCCAAAGAATGACCACAACCTCTTCAGTAGAAGGTAAACAGGATTGGGTGATTATGGGTAGGAAGACCTGGTTCTCCTTTCCAGAGAAGAATCGACCTTTAAAGAACAGAATTAATATAGTTCTCAGTAGAGAACTCAAGGAACCTCCACAGGGAGTGCATTTTCTTGCCAAAAGTCTGGATGATGCCTTAAAACTTTCTGAGCAACCAGAATTAACAAATAAAGTGGACATGGTTTGGATAGTGGGAGGCAGTTCTGTTTATAAGGAAGCCAGGAACAAGCCAGAACATCTTAGTCTATTTGTGACAAGGATCATGCAGGAATTAGAAGGTGACACAATTTTTCCAGAAATtgatttggaaaaatataaactCCTCCCAGAATATCCAGGGGTTCCTTCTGATGTCCAGGAGGAGAAAGGCATTAAGTACAAATTTGAAGTATATGAAAAGAACAATTAA